The following proteins are co-located in the Triticum aestivum cultivar Chinese Spring chromosome 1A, IWGSC CS RefSeq v2.1, whole genome shotgun sequence genome:
- the LOC123063355 gene encoding uncharacterized protein isoform X2, producing MAATAGGGGGGGPCFSIRGYAARARAGAADEGGRCWPLGGPPEPLPPMEVRRFRWWADEAALADDMDEGEEERRNAAMRRKRSVVELFAAVPRVAGDDGRKVKRKLDKGKQPAGAQAKKGPKKDKAPAEIAARKKEKGENANANSLSISQLFQDAIQKRKLKKSPSKKRKNQEVSVLPNKKNINGSKKSVLSNQKAMENGCEVQTILKKHLGTGEGTFLKNSDVTCPSKSSLKSKHVTFSDTADICGLTASQTEDNTEQSQVVQASQQPSQRDNSQVVNDQLNTEEPELVHQRIDALSGTIEQDSSSLSEKVGSTGASHTVPLTKPVYLNHCIEISKRDNGNRLSSMSSAALPSPGLAQKSAGVNFRLQEGPCLGIGRQAEENCQMMPRGPSVPAGLAVDKRPEYLMRTPLPHPYSSGYAASLKEALDRNRSTILQERLIANCHLTEVHPSVLRSGNDVVSNINTSTGSNKSTNAQPTVCVSACRNMYSDGYMGLPINSHGEFVRVHTGGTLNPDELLKTQCLGKDSLHPSTPPTFFTPNTSLDYAHLRINHEAPPFFTVANFGIQPDPRLIPTMPTALSMGFRQHPSSERVEAHNHAIPSSIYSCRNQQGSSEQCLGARFLGHDDQLLKSLEMQSCFPRQNYKQNIQPAAETTMRLMGKTVSLGTGIGGLENCGPCSSNQIRAEDRCFLGMYTQVSPQLFHEGLVDPAATFRILNGGRPPSEYASRFSSVPAAEQGPGFSKSNQSRQHQLAVPNKVSMQPVSRYNEVRLGHQQPAVANQVQSTANHLQPGPAHCGRTASVATKPSYDPWNKFKNIAETRPGPSQFSLFPENSSSMTQMTPISNCMSGYSVQSTAASSTTQTKFTSLRPLPPSMVSSHVFSSEAARPHGSTAPRPLVPLPREPGKSNAPGGVIFEDKGSMKQATVVVSRSSLESSKQINKSFKGPAEKDDVLLTSPKKPCIAVRKDLNPPPLLVEIYGSRPGGQPRDMPVRLNGGQPRDMPVRLNSGQPRDMPVRLSGPETILRAVTSGANTRSALTDSSSTVGTRPVKLQSGAKHILQPCASASLDQVDSWPVRSVIQLEVENDARAVGASKKTDLC from the exons ATGGCCGCcactgcgggcggcggcggcggcggcggcccgtgcTTCTCGATCCG GGGGTACGCGGCGCGGGCGCGGGCTGGCGCGGCGGACGAGGGCGGGAGGTGCTGGCCGCTCGGCGGGCCGCCGGAGCCGCTGCCGCCGATGGAGGTGCGGCGGTTCCGGTGGTGGGCGGACGAGGCGGCGCTGGCGGACGACATggacgagggggaggaggagcggagGAACGCGGCCATGCGCCGGAAGCGCTCCGTCGTCGAGCTCTTCGCCGCCGTGCCGCGGGTCGCCGGCGACGACGGGAGGAAGGTCAAGAGGAAGCTCGACAAGGGGAAGCAGCCGGCCGGGGCTCAGGCCAAGAAGGGGCCCaagaaggacaaggccccggctgAGATTGCCGCGAGGAAAAAG GAGAAAGGTGAAAATGCGAACGCTAACTCACTTAGCATTTCCCAATTATTTCAAGATGCCATACAAAAGAGGAAGCTGAAAAAGTCTCCTAGCAAGAAAAGGAAAAATCAAGAGGTCTCAGTTTTACCGAACAAGAAAAATATAAATGGAAGCAAGAAGTCAGTTTTGTCTAATCAGAAGGCTATGGAGAATGGTTGTGAAGTTCAAACCATTCTTAAGAAACACTTAGGAACAGGAGAGGGCACATTTCTGAAAAACTCTGATGTCACGTGTCCGTCAAAGTCTTCTCTCAAATCAAAACATGTTACTTTTTCGGACACAGCTGACATATGTGGGTTGACTGCCTCCCAAACTGAAGATAACACGGAGCAATCACAGGTGGTTCAGGCATCCCAGCAACCGTCCCAGAGAGACAATTCTCAGGTAGTCAATGATCAGCTCAATACAGAAGAGCCAGAGTTGGTGCATCAGCGGATAGATGCTTTATCGGGGACTATTGAGCAGGATAGCAGCTCTTTATCTGAGAAGGTAGGTTCAACTGGTGCCTCCCATACTGTTCCACTTACCAAACCTGTGTATCTGAATCATTGCATAGAGATCTCTAAGAGGGACAACGGCAACCGTTTGAGCTCCATGAGCTCAGCTGCCCTGCCTAGTCCAGGGCTTGCTCAAAAGTCTGCTGGCGTTAACTTCCGTTTGCAAGAAGGCCCATGTCTTGGTATTGGGCGTCAAGCTGAAGAAAACTGTCAGATGATGCCAAGAGGACCATCTGTTCCTGCTGGTTTAGCAGTCGACAAAAGACCAGAATATCTTATGAGAACTCCGTTGCCACATCCTTACAGTTCTGGCTATGCtgcttctctcaaagaagcatTGGATAGGAATAGAAGCACAATTCTTCAGGAAAGGTTGATTGCTAATTGCCACTTGACAGAAGTTCATCCTAGTGTTCTTAGATCTGGTAATGACGTGGTGAGCAATATAAACACCTCAACAGGATCAAACAAATCAACAAATGCACAACCTACAGTCTGTGTATCTGCATGCAGGAACATGTACAGTGACGGCTATATGGGTCTTCCTATTAATTCACATGGTGAATTTGTCAGGGTTCACACTGGTGGTACCCTTAATCCCGATGAGCTGCTTAAAACACAATGCTTGGGGAAGGATTCTTTGCATCCTTCAACACCTCCAACTTTCTTCACACCTAATACTTCCTTGGATTATGCCCATTTAAGAATCAACCATGAAGCTCCGCCATTTTTTACAGTTGCTAATTTTGGTATTCAGCCAGACCCTCGTCTTATCCCCACAATGCCAACTGCACTCAGTATGGGGTTCAGACAGCATCCCAGCTCTGAAAGAGTGGAAGCTCATAACCATGCAATTCCCAGCAGCATATATTCATGCAGGAACCAGCAAGGGAGTTCAGAGCAATGTTTGGGCGCTCGATTCCTGGGACATGATGATCAACTGCTGAAGTCACTTGAGATGCAAAGCTGCTTCCCAAGACAGAATTATAAGCAGAATATCCAACCTGCTGCTGAAACGACGATGCGCCTAATGGGCAAAACAGTTAGTCTTGGAACCGGCATTGGGGGTTTAGAAAACTGTGGTCCATGTTCCAGTAACCAAATCAGAGCTGAAGATCGTTGCTTTCTGGGGATGTACACACAAGTTTCTCCGCAATTGTTTCATGAAGGTTTGGTTGATCCTGCTGCAACATTTAGGATTTTGAATGGAGGAAGACCACCATCTGAATATGCATCACGTTTTTCTTCTGTTCCAGCAGCTGAGCAAGGGCCCGGTTTCAGCAAAAGTAATCAGAGTCGTCAACATCAACTAGCCGTGCCAAACAAGGTGTCTATGCAACCGGTGAGCAGGTACAATGAGGTCAGACTGGGGCATCAGCAACCAGCTGTGGCAAATCAAGTTCAGAGTACTGCTAATCATCTACAACCTGGTCCTGCGCACTGCGGACGTACCGCTAGTGTTGCAACAAAGCCATCTTACGATCCATGGAACAAGTTCAAAAACATTGCAGAAACAAGACCAGGGCCATCTCAGTTCAGCCTTTTCCCTGAAAACAGCAGCAGCATGACACAAATGACCCCAATATCCAACTGTATGTCTGGCTACTCTGTTCAGAGCACTGCTGCATCATCAACAACTCAAACAAAGTTTACCTCACTCCGTCCATTGCCCCCTTCAATGGTCTCTTCTCATGTTTTTAGCAGTGAAGCTGCACGGCCTCATGGATCTACTGCACCCCGGCCACTAGTTCCCCTGCCTCGTGAACCAGGTAAAAGTAATGCTCCAGGTGGTGTGATCTTTGAAGACAAGGGGAGCATGAAACAGGCCACCGTAGTAGTATCAAGATCGAGTCTTGAGAGTTCGAAGCAAATCAACAAGAGTTTCAAAGGACCGGCAGAAAAGGATGATGTGTTATTGACATCACCAAAAAAACCTTGCATAGCAGTACGAAAGGACCTAAATCCGCCTCCACTCCTGGTAGAAATCTATGGATCCAGACCAGGTGGGCAGCCCCGAGATATGCCAGTTCGTCTCAACGGTGGGCAAC CCCGAGATATGCCAGTTCGTCTCAACAGTGGGCAACCCCGAGATATGCCAGTTCGTCTCAGCGGACCTGAAACAATTCTTCGAGCTGTAACCAGTGGTGCAAATACACGTTCGGCGTTGACAGATTCTTCCAGTACTGTGGGTACTAGACCTGTTAAGTTGCAATCTGGAGCAAAGCACATACTCCAGCCATGTGCTAGTGCTAGCTTGGACCAGGTGGATTCCTGGCCTGTGCGTTCGGTCATACAGCTTGAAGTGGAGAATGATGCTCGCGCAGTAGGTGCGTCGAAGAAGACCGACCTGTGCTGA
- the LOC123063355 gene encoding uncharacterized protein isoform X1, producing the protein MAATAGGGGGGGPCFSIRGYAARARAGAADEGGRCWPLGGPPEPLPPMEVRRFRWWADEAALADDMDEGEEERRNAAMRRKRSVVELFAAVPRVAGDDGRKVKRKLDKGKQPAGAQAKKGPKKDKAPAEIAARKKEKGENANANSLSISQLFQDAIQKRKLKKSPSKKRKNQEVSVLPNKKNINGSKKSVLSNQKAMENGCEVQTILKKHLGTGEGTFLKNSDVTCPSKSSLKSKHVTFSDTADICGLTASQTEDNTEQSQVVQASQQPSQRDNSQVVNDQLNTEEPELVHQRIDALSGTIEQDSSSLSEKVGSTGASHTVPLTKPVYLNHCIEISKRDNGNRLSSMSSAALPSPGLAQKSAGVNFRLQEGPCLGIGRQAEENCQMMPRGPSVPAGLAVDKRPEYLMRTPLPHPYSSGYAASLKEALDRNRSTILQERLIANCHLTEVHPSVLRSGNDVVSNINTSTGSNKSTNAQPTVCVSACRNMYSDGYMGLPINSHGEFVRVHTGGTLNPDELLKTQCLGKDSLHPSTPPTFFTPNTSLDYAHLRINHEAPPFFTVANFGIQPDPRLIPTMPTALSMGFRQHPSSERVEAHNHAIPSSIYSCRNQQGSSEQCLGARFLGHDDQLLKSLEMQSCFPRQNYKQNIQPAAETTMRLMGKTVSLGTGIGGLENCGPCSSNQIRAEDRCFLGMYTQVSPQLFHEGLVDPAATFRILNGGRPPSEYASRFSSVPAAEQGPGFSKSNQSRQHQLAVPNKVSMQPVSRYNEVRLGHQQPAVANQVQSTANHLQPGPAHCGRTASVATKPSYDPWNKFKNIAETRPGPSQFSLFPENSSSMTQMTPISNCMSGYSVQSTAASSTTQTKFTSLRPLPPSMVSSHVFSSEAARPHGSTAPRPLVPLPREPGKSNAPGGVIFEDKGSMKQATVVVSRSSLESSKQINKSFKGPAEKDDVLLTSPKKPCIAVRKDLNPPPLLVEIYGSRPGGQPRDMPVRLNGGQPRDMPVRLNGGQPRDMPVRLNSGQPRDMPVRLSGPETILRAVTSGANTRSALTDSSSTVGTRPVKLQSGAKHILQPCASASLDQVDSWPVRSVIQLEVENDARAVGASKKTDLC; encoded by the exons ATGGCCGCcactgcgggcggcggcggcggcggcggcccgtgcTTCTCGATCCG GGGGTACGCGGCGCGGGCGCGGGCTGGCGCGGCGGACGAGGGCGGGAGGTGCTGGCCGCTCGGCGGGCCGCCGGAGCCGCTGCCGCCGATGGAGGTGCGGCGGTTCCGGTGGTGGGCGGACGAGGCGGCGCTGGCGGACGACATggacgagggggaggaggagcggagGAACGCGGCCATGCGCCGGAAGCGCTCCGTCGTCGAGCTCTTCGCCGCCGTGCCGCGGGTCGCCGGCGACGACGGGAGGAAGGTCAAGAGGAAGCTCGACAAGGGGAAGCAGCCGGCCGGGGCTCAGGCCAAGAAGGGGCCCaagaaggacaaggccccggctgAGATTGCCGCGAGGAAAAAG GAGAAAGGTGAAAATGCGAACGCTAACTCACTTAGCATTTCCCAATTATTTCAAGATGCCATACAAAAGAGGAAGCTGAAAAAGTCTCCTAGCAAGAAAAGGAAAAATCAAGAGGTCTCAGTTTTACCGAACAAGAAAAATATAAATGGAAGCAAGAAGTCAGTTTTGTCTAATCAGAAGGCTATGGAGAATGGTTGTGAAGTTCAAACCATTCTTAAGAAACACTTAGGAACAGGAGAGGGCACATTTCTGAAAAACTCTGATGTCACGTGTCCGTCAAAGTCTTCTCTCAAATCAAAACATGTTACTTTTTCGGACACAGCTGACATATGTGGGTTGACTGCCTCCCAAACTGAAGATAACACGGAGCAATCACAGGTGGTTCAGGCATCCCAGCAACCGTCCCAGAGAGACAATTCTCAGGTAGTCAATGATCAGCTCAATACAGAAGAGCCAGAGTTGGTGCATCAGCGGATAGATGCTTTATCGGGGACTATTGAGCAGGATAGCAGCTCTTTATCTGAGAAGGTAGGTTCAACTGGTGCCTCCCATACTGTTCCACTTACCAAACCTGTGTATCTGAATCATTGCATAGAGATCTCTAAGAGGGACAACGGCAACCGTTTGAGCTCCATGAGCTCAGCTGCCCTGCCTAGTCCAGGGCTTGCTCAAAAGTCTGCTGGCGTTAACTTCCGTTTGCAAGAAGGCCCATGTCTTGGTATTGGGCGTCAAGCTGAAGAAAACTGTCAGATGATGCCAAGAGGACCATCTGTTCCTGCTGGTTTAGCAGTCGACAAAAGACCAGAATATCTTATGAGAACTCCGTTGCCACATCCTTACAGTTCTGGCTATGCtgcttctctcaaagaagcatTGGATAGGAATAGAAGCACAATTCTTCAGGAAAGGTTGATTGCTAATTGCCACTTGACAGAAGTTCATCCTAGTGTTCTTAGATCTGGTAATGACGTGGTGAGCAATATAAACACCTCAACAGGATCAAACAAATCAACAAATGCACAACCTACAGTCTGTGTATCTGCATGCAGGAACATGTACAGTGACGGCTATATGGGTCTTCCTATTAATTCACATGGTGAATTTGTCAGGGTTCACACTGGTGGTACCCTTAATCCCGATGAGCTGCTTAAAACACAATGCTTGGGGAAGGATTCTTTGCATCCTTCAACACCTCCAACTTTCTTCACACCTAATACTTCCTTGGATTATGCCCATTTAAGAATCAACCATGAAGCTCCGCCATTTTTTACAGTTGCTAATTTTGGTATTCAGCCAGACCCTCGTCTTATCCCCACAATGCCAACTGCACTCAGTATGGGGTTCAGACAGCATCCCAGCTCTGAAAGAGTGGAAGCTCATAACCATGCAATTCCCAGCAGCATATATTCATGCAGGAACCAGCAAGGGAGTTCAGAGCAATGTTTGGGCGCTCGATTCCTGGGACATGATGATCAACTGCTGAAGTCACTTGAGATGCAAAGCTGCTTCCCAAGACAGAATTATAAGCAGAATATCCAACCTGCTGCTGAAACGACGATGCGCCTAATGGGCAAAACAGTTAGTCTTGGAACCGGCATTGGGGGTTTAGAAAACTGTGGTCCATGTTCCAGTAACCAAATCAGAGCTGAAGATCGTTGCTTTCTGGGGATGTACACACAAGTTTCTCCGCAATTGTTTCATGAAGGTTTGGTTGATCCTGCTGCAACATTTAGGATTTTGAATGGAGGAAGACCACCATCTGAATATGCATCACGTTTTTCTTCTGTTCCAGCAGCTGAGCAAGGGCCCGGTTTCAGCAAAAGTAATCAGAGTCGTCAACATCAACTAGCCGTGCCAAACAAGGTGTCTATGCAACCGGTGAGCAGGTACAATGAGGTCAGACTGGGGCATCAGCAACCAGCTGTGGCAAATCAAGTTCAGAGTACTGCTAATCATCTACAACCTGGTCCTGCGCACTGCGGACGTACCGCTAGTGTTGCAACAAAGCCATCTTACGATCCATGGAACAAGTTCAAAAACATTGCAGAAACAAGACCAGGGCCATCTCAGTTCAGCCTTTTCCCTGAAAACAGCAGCAGCATGACACAAATGACCCCAATATCCAACTGTATGTCTGGCTACTCTGTTCAGAGCACTGCTGCATCATCAACAACTCAAACAAAGTTTACCTCACTCCGTCCATTGCCCCCTTCAATGGTCTCTTCTCATGTTTTTAGCAGTGAAGCTGCACGGCCTCATGGATCTACTGCACCCCGGCCACTAGTTCCCCTGCCTCGTGAACCAGGTAAAAGTAATGCTCCAGGTGGTGTGATCTTTGAAGACAAGGGGAGCATGAAACAGGCCACCGTAGTAGTATCAAGATCGAGTCTTGAGAGTTCGAAGCAAATCAACAAGAGTTTCAAAGGACCGGCAGAAAAGGATGATGTGTTATTGACATCACCAAAAAAACCTTGCATAGCAGTACGAAAGGACCTAAATCCGCCTCCACTCCTGGTAGAAATCTATGGATCCAGACCAGGTGGGCAGCCCCGAGATATGCCAGTTCGTCTCAACGGTGGGCAACCCCGAGATATGCCAGTTCGTCTCAACGGTGGGCAACCCCGAGATATGCCAGTTCGTCTCAACAGTGGGCAACCCCGAGATATGCCAGTTCGTCTCAGCGGACCTGAAACAATTCTTCGAGCTGTAACCAGTGGTGCAAATACACGTTCGGCGTTGACAGATTCTTCCAGTACTGTGGGTACTAGACCTGTTAAGTTGCAATCTGGAGCAAAGCACATACTCCAGCCATGTGCTAGTGCTAGCTTGGACCAGGTGGATTCCTGGCCTGTGCGTTCGGTCATACAGCTTGAAGTGGAGAATGATGCTCGCGCAGTAGGTGCGTCGAAGAAGACCGACCTGTGCTGA
- the LOC123063355 gene encoding uncharacterized protein isoform X3 gives MAATAGGGGGGGPCFSIRGYAARARAGAADEGGRCWPLGGPPEPLPPMEVRRFRWWADEAALADDMDEGEEERRNAAMRRKRSVVELFAAVPRVAGDDGRKVKRKLDKGKQPAGAQAKKGPKKDKAPAEIAARKKEKGENANANSLSISQLFQDAIQKRKLKKSPSKKRKNQEVSVLPNKKNINGSKKSVLSNQKAMENGCEVQTILKKHLGTGEGTFLKNSDVTCPSKSSLKSKHVTFSDTADICGLTASQTEDNTEQSQVVQASQQPSQRDNSQVVNDQLNTEEPELVHQRIDALSGTIEQDSSSLSEKVGSTGASHTVPLTKPVYLNHCIEISKRDNGNRLSSMSSAALPSPGLAQKSAGVNFRLQEGPCLGIGRQAEENCQMMPRGPSVPAGLAVDKRPEYLMRTPLPHPYSSGYAASLKEALDRNRSTILQERLIANCHLTEVHPSVLRSGNDVVSNINTSTGSNKSTNAQPTVCVSACRNMYSDGYMGLPINSHGEFVRVHTGGTLNPDELLKTQCLGKDSLHPSTPPTFFTPNTSLDYAHLRINHEAPPFFTVANFGIQPDPRLIPTMPTALSMGFRQHPSSERVEAHNHAIPSSIYSCRNQQGSSEQCLGARFLGHDDQLLKSLEMQSCFPRQNYKQNIQPAAETTMRLMGKTVSLGTGIGGLENCGPCSSNQIRAEDRCFLGMYTQVSPQLFHEAAEQGPGFSKSNQSRQHQLAVPNKVSMQPVSRYNEVRLGHQQPAVANQVQSTANHLQPGPAHCGRTASVATKPSYDPWNKFKNIAETRPGPSQFSLFPENSSSMTQMTPISNCMSGYSVQSTAASSTTQTKFTSLRPLPPSMVSSHVFSSEAARPHGSTAPRPLVPLPREPGKSNAPGGVIFEDKGSMKQATVVVSRSSLESSKQINKSFKGPAEKDDVLLTSPKKPCIAVRKDLNPPPLLVEIYGSRPGGQPRDMPVRLNGGQPRDMPVRLNGGQPRDMPVRLNSGQPRDMPVRLSGPETILRAVTSGANTRSALTDSSSTVGTRPVKLQSGAKHILQPCASASLDQVDSWPVRSVIQLEVENDARAVGASKKTDLC, from the exons ATGGCCGCcactgcgggcggcggcggcggcggcggcccgtgcTTCTCGATCCG GGGGTACGCGGCGCGGGCGCGGGCTGGCGCGGCGGACGAGGGCGGGAGGTGCTGGCCGCTCGGCGGGCCGCCGGAGCCGCTGCCGCCGATGGAGGTGCGGCGGTTCCGGTGGTGGGCGGACGAGGCGGCGCTGGCGGACGACATggacgagggggaggaggagcggagGAACGCGGCCATGCGCCGGAAGCGCTCCGTCGTCGAGCTCTTCGCCGCCGTGCCGCGGGTCGCCGGCGACGACGGGAGGAAGGTCAAGAGGAAGCTCGACAAGGGGAAGCAGCCGGCCGGGGCTCAGGCCAAGAAGGGGCCCaagaaggacaaggccccggctgAGATTGCCGCGAGGAAAAAG GAGAAAGGTGAAAATGCGAACGCTAACTCACTTAGCATTTCCCAATTATTTCAAGATGCCATACAAAAGAGGAAGCTGAAAAAGTCTCCTAGCAAGAAAAGGAAAAATCAAGAGGTCTCAGTTTTACCGAACAAGAAAAATATAAATGGAAGCAAGAAGTCAGTTTTGTCTAATCAGAAGGCTATGGAGAATGGTTGTGAAGTTCAAACCATTCTTAAGAAACACTTAGGAACAGGAGAGGGCACATTTCTGAAAAACTCTGATGTCACGTGTCCGTCAAAGTCTTCTCTCAAATCAAAACATGTTACTTTTTCGGACACAGCTGACATATGTGGGTTGACTGCCTCCCAAACTGAAGATAACACGGAGCAATCACAGGTGGTTCAGGCATCCCAGCAACCGTCCCAGAGAGACAATTCTCAGGTAGTCAATGATCAGCTCAATACAGAAGAGCCAGAGTTGGTGCATCAGCGGATAGATGCTTTATCGGGGACTATTGAGCAGGATAGCAGCTCTTTATCTGAGAAGGTAGGTTCAACTGGTGCCTCCCATACTGTTCCACTTACCAAACCTGTGTATCTGAATCATTGCATAGAGATCTCTAAGAGGGACAACGGCAACCGTTTGAGCTCCATGAGCTCAGCTGCCCTGCCTAGTCCAGGGCTTGCTCAAAAGTCTGCTGGCGTTAACTTCCGTTTGCAAGAAGGCCCATGTCTTGGTATTGGGCGTCAAGCTGAAGAAAACTGTCAGATGATGCCAAGAGGACCATCTGTTCCTGCTGGTTTAGCAGTCGACAAAAGACCAGAATATCTTATGAGAACTCCGTTGCCACATCCTTACAGTTCTGGCTATGCtgcttctctcaaagaagcatTGGATAGGAATAGAAGCACAATTCTTCAGGAAAGGTTGATTGCTAATTGCCACTTGACAGAAGTTCATCCTAGTGTTCTTAGATCTGGTAATGACGTGGTGAGCAATATAAACACCTCAACAGGATCAAACAAATCAACAAATGCACAACCTACAGTCTGTGTATCTGCATGCAGGAACATGTACAGTGACGGCTATATGGGTCTTCCTATTAATTCACATGGTGAATTTGTCAGGGTTCACACTGGTGGTACCCTTAATCCCGATGAGCTGCTTAAAACACAATGCTTGGGGAAGGATTCTTTGCATCCTTCAACACCTCCAACTTTCTTCACACCTAATACTTCCTTGGATTATGCCCATTTAAGAATCAACCATGAAGCTCCGCCATTTTTTACAGTTGCTAATTTTGGTATTCAGCCAGACCCTCGTCTTATCCCCACAATGCCAACTGCACTCAGTATGGGGTTCAGACAGCATCCCAGCTCTGAAAGAGTGGAAGCTCATAACCATGCAATTCCCAGCAGCATATATTCATGCAGGAACCAGCAAGGGAGTTCAGAGCAATGTTTGGGCGCTCGATTCCTGGGACATGATGATCAACTGCTGAAGTCACTTGAGATGCAAAGCTGCTTCCCAAGACAGAATTATAAGCAGAATATCCAACCTGCTGCTGAAACGACGATGCGCCTAATGGGCAAAACAGTTAGTCTTGGAACCGGCATTGGGGGTTTAGAAAACTGTGGTCCATGTTCCAGTAACCAAATCAGAGCTGAAGATCGTTGCTTTCTGGGGATGTACACACAAGTTTCTCCGCAATTGTTTCATGAAG CAGCTGAGCAAGGGCCCGGTTTCAGCAAAAGTAATCAGAGTCGTCAACATCAACTAGCCGTGCCAAACAAGGTGTCTATGCAACCGGTGAGCAGGTACAATGAGGTCAGACTGGGGCATCAGCAACCAGCTGTGGCAAATCAAGTTCAGAGTACTGCTAATCATCTACAACCTGGTCCTGCGCACTGCGGACGTACCGCTAGTGTTGCAACAAAGCCATCTTACGATCCATGGAACAAGTTCAAAAACATTGCAGAAACAAGACCAGGGCCATCTCAGTTCAGCCTTTTCCCTGAAAACAGCAGCAGCATGACACAAATGACCCCAATATCCAACTGTATGTCTGGCTACTCTGTTCAGAGCACTGCTGCATCATCAACAACTCAAACAAAGTTTACCTCACTCCGTCCATTGCCCCCTTCAATGGTCTCTTCTCATGTTTTTAGCAGTGAAGCTGCACGGCCTCATGGATCTACTGCACCCCGGCCACTAGTTCCCCTGCCTCGTGAACCAGGTAAAAGTAATGCTCCAGGTGGTGTGATCTTTGAAGACAAGGGGAGCATGAAACAGGCCACCGTAGTAGTATCAAGATCGAGTCTTGAGAGTTCGAAGCAAATCAACAAGAGTTTCAAAGGACCGGCAGAAAAGGATGATGTGTTATTGACATCACCAAAAAAACCTTGCATAGCAGTACGAAAGGACCTAAATCCGCCTCCACTCCTGGTAGAAATCTATGGATCCAGACCAGGTGGGCAGCCCCGAGATATGCCAGTTCGTCTCAACGGTGGGCAACCCCGAGATATGCCAGTTCGTCTCAACGGTGGGCAACCCCGAGATATGCCAGTTCGTCTCAACAGTGGGCAACCCCGAGATATGCCAGTTCGTCTCAGCGGACCTGAAACAATTCTTCGAGCTGTAACCAGTGGTGCAAATACACGTTCGGCGTTGACAGATTCTTCCAGTACTGTGGGTACTAGACCTGTTAAGTTGCAATCTGGAGCAAAGCACATACTCCAGCCATGTGCTAGTGCTAGCTTGGACCAGGTGGATTCCTGGCCTGTGCGTTCGGTCATACAGCTTGAAGTGGAGAATGATGCTCGCGCAGTAGGTGCGTCGAAGAAGACCGACCTGTGCTGA